The nucleotide sequence ATAATACCATGTAAAAATTCAATATGTAACACTGTTTCTTGTCTTCCTTCTCTATTTTAATATTTTCTGAAAAAAAAGTGAATTCATACGACAGGAATCCCGAAATTTCTAGCGAATATAACAATAGCTTGAATAAGAGGAGAATTCATTTGATGAAAAGTATTGAAGAAATTAAACAAGAGGATTTGGAAAGAAAAAATTCTTTAACCGTAAAAGCCACCCTAGTGTCTGTCATTCTCGCGGCAGTTGTTGATATTGCCATGCAGAAAGAACTTGCCGTGATTCTATCAATCATTGTTGGCGGCGGCGCTGGGGTCGGAGTTGTTGGATTGCTCCACTATACTAAAAAGTTAACAAATTTCATCCCTTATCTTTCCGTTGTCATTGTTTCCGCTGTTCTATTCTTAATTATGGAAACTAGCGTTTCACCTACTGCTTATACCCTTCTTTATTTTATCCTTGCTGCGGCAGCGATCTATATGGATAGGAAATTACTGATTTTAGCTTCCGGTCTCGGATTTATTATTATTTCGATGTTCACCTTGCTGCATAACCACGAGCTGCCTTTGGAGACGAAAAACTATGTAACCATATATCTATTGTATATGCTGGTCACAGTTATGCTTGGCTTCCAGTTCTCCATCTCCAAAAAGCTCGCTCAAACGATTGAGTCAGCACAGCAGGAAACAGAGAGTCTATTGATTAAAGATTTAGAGACACGCAAAGTAATCGAAAGCAATACAAGGAGCATAGCAAAGCTGATAGATGATGTTAGATTCAAGAGCAAGGAAAATTATCAATCTTCCATTGAAATGACCCAGTCTGTGACAGAGATATCTGCAGGGATCAATATCCAATCCGATTCAGTTGTGGACATTACCCAATCCCTTGAAAAAACAAATCAGGTCATCTACAGGACATCAGCGCTTGTCAAAAAGCTGCATCAGGACTCAATGTCGGCCGAAAAGGTATCCGATAAAGGCGATGAGCTGATGTCCAGCCTTATTTCAGAATTGACAGCTTCATATGAAAATATGCAAAATGTCAATACACACATCTTGTCTCTTTCCGCGCTGATCAAGGAAACAACCAGCTTTGCATCAGATATCCAGGGAATTGCTTCCCAAACTAATTTGCTGGCACTGAACGCATCTATAGAGGCAGCCCGTGCAGGAGACAGCGGCAAAGGATTTGCCGTCGTTGCCGAAGAAGTAAGGAAGCTCGCTGACATCACAAGTAATACAGCAACCCAAATTACCGAAAACTTAAAAAGCGTCATGAGTGATACTTCAAAAACAAAAGAAGGAGTCAATCTGACAGCTGAAAAACTTACACAAAACCTCGAATTAGCAGCAGAGACAATGGAAGCATTTGAAACAATACACCAAACTTTCAAAGTTTTGAAGAGTGATATCTCTGAGCAGGAGGGACTGACAAAAACCATTTTGGATTCCTCCATGGCAATCGAAAGTTCCATTACCGGCTTCAGCTCCGTCATCCAGCAGGCAAGCGCAGCGCTAGAAGAAATCTCATCAGCAGCTATTTCGCAGAGTGAACATCATGAACATTTATTTAAATCCGTTGAAGCGGCACATCAATCTTTGGATAACCTAATTAGGCTGCAACAAAATTAAAGGGAAGGCAACCGCCTTCCCTTTTTCAATGCGTTCCTTTATTTTACAGGCTCAAATTGTACAGCTACTGGCTGTAATGAGCCAAGCTCTGTGCGCACCATCTGGATGATTTCGTTGGCTGCAGATGCTGAATGCTCCTGAGCTTTCACTGTGATTCTGACATTCTCTCCGTCCGCACGAACAAGAGCATCTTCATAACCCATTGACTTGATCAATGTTTCTAGCGTGAATTCTTTTTGAGCCACTTCATCAAGCTCGTTCATCTTCTCAATTGCATCGCTGCGGTCTTGGGCAGGCAGGTCCGTTGAAGCGACTATTGCCTGAAGATCTTCCTTCATTTTTGTGCGCTGTTCTTCAAGCTTCATACGAAGTGCTTCGAACTTTTCATCGCTTGCAATGCCAGAGATCACTGTTTTGCCATCCTTGGATTCAGTTGCTGCAGTTTCTGTTCCTTCAGCCTTCTGTTCTTCAACACCGGCCAAATCTGCTTTTTGCTGTTCAGGTGAAGTGATATAATAAACCGATAGCACCACTACAAGACTTAACATTGTTAACAACCAAACTGTTTGCTTTTTCAATAACATCTATTATTCCCCCTTAGATTTTTTAGGCATGACTGCCACCCGGTGGTTTGGTACATCCAAAGCCCTGGTGACGGCCTCGATAATCCATTTTTTCACTTGTATATTTTCGGCACCCTTGGCTACTACGACGACACCTCTGATCTCCGGCTTTTTTGTCTCCAGAACGATAGGAACCTCTTTTTCACCATTGCGGATGATGACCAGCTGCTCATCCTGTGATGCGTCCTGGACCTTGCGTTTGCCGCCTTCACGATCGGTTTCATCCGTCGTCTGGGACTGGATGACCGTGTTCTTCTCAAGAACCTTTTTTTCAGTGGCATCTACGTTTACGAAGACCGTGACATCCCCAACGCCATTTATTCCTTCGAGCACTTCTGTCAGCTGAGCTTCATAAGCCTCTTCATACTCGGAAATGACGTCATTGCCTGCCGATTTCTTTTGCCCGAACACGGCAGCATCCTCTTCAGTGCCTGCCTCCTTCGTGGCTGTAACCGCCATATCAGGACTTTTGTCTCCCAGTATATTGCCTATGAGCATGATAGCTGCCCCGAAAAGTACGACAATCATTAAGTATTGGTATTTTCCAGATTTCTTCTCTGGCGGTCCGTCTTTGCTGCTCAATTGCTTCTTAAGCCAGCTTAAGGGACCTTTCTCATTGTCCATGCTCGTCACTCCCCCCTTCTATCATTATTTGAATAGACTTTTCAGGAACATTCCATTTTTCTGACAGAAGAGAAGATATTTGATCTGTATTCTGAGAGGTTTGTTTTGATGGGAGGGGTGCATTCGTATCAATTTCTACTTCTCTTACTACTGCCACAGTCTCTCCCTCATCTTCGGCTTTTTTCACATGCACGATGACATACTCCAGGTTCTCAGGGAAAGGCCGCTGATCCTGATCATTTACTTCAAGCTCGATATTAGCAATCTCCATTCCTTGCTGCTCCATCAACTCCTCCTCTGCGGCTGTTTTCAATTGGACAGCCATTGTTTCTAAAATATATGCATGCTGGGATGCTTGTATTTCTTTTTTCTGAAATTCTATTGAATTTTTTATATTTTCATCCTCTAAACTACTGAATTGGCCCATTGAAGCTATCGCTGATTCAAAGTCTGAAGTAAACAGTTTCATGACCGGTGACAGGATGATGGCAATCAAAATCAGGCCTGTGACGATTTTCGTATATTTCTGGAAGCTAGAATTAGGCAGCAGCATGTCTAGGACAGTTGCCAGGAGGATGAAGATAATGATATTGGTAATCCACTCTTTTATAAAATCCATTTCTTATCCCCCCCTTACCTCACCATCATCGTTAGATTTCCAGCGGCAATAATGACCGTGATTGTCAAAAAAAACATCAAGGAAACAATCCCCAGTGCAGCAAAAACATAGATAATGCTTTTGCTGATGATATCCAGACAAGTAATGACTGGTCCGCCACCCAAAGGCTGCAGAATGGCGGCAGCGAATTTATAAATAAATGCAACCATAAGAATTTTCACTGCTGGGAATGCAGCAATGATCAGCAGAATGGCCACACCCGCCAGACCGACTGTGTTCTTAAGCAGCATCGAGGCGCTAATGACAGTATCCGTCGCATCCGTGAACACACGGCCGATTACTGGAACAAAATTGCCCGTGATGAATTTAGCCGTCTTGACAGTGACTCCATCCGTTACCGCTGAAGATGCCCCCTGGACGGAGATGACACCTAGAAAAACGGTCAGCAAAATCCCAAGCAACCCAACACTCCAGTTTCGGAGCATACTGGCCAATTGCGTGACCTTGTAATGCTCTGATAGGATGCTGACGATACTCAAAAGTGTTGAAAGAAATAAGAGTGGCAGTACGACATACTGGATGAACATGCCGCTGGTGTTCATCATAAATAGAATGACTGGATGGAAAAAAGCTGCCGATATCAGACCGCCGGATGTTGCCATCAGGGCAAGAAGCAGCGGGATCAAGGCAAGGATGAATTGAATCATTGTACTTATCGTGTCATTTGTGTAATCAACCACA is from Mesobacillus boroniphilus and encodes:
- a CDS encoding methyl-accepting chemotaxis protein produces the protein MKSIEEIKQEDLERKNSLTVKATLVSVILAAVVDIAMQKELAVILSIIVGGGAGVGVVGLLHYTKKLTNFIPYLSVVIVSAVLFLIMETSVSPTAYTLLYFILAAAAIYMDRKLLILASGLGFIIISMFTLLHNHELPLETKNYVTIYLLYMLVTVMLGFQFSISKKLAQTIESAQQETESLLIKDLETRKVIESNTRSIAKLIDDVRFKSKENYQSSIEMTQSVTEISAGINIQSDSVVDITQSLEKTNQVIYRTSALVKKLHQDSMSAEKVSDKGDELMSSLISELTASYENMQNVNTHILSLSALIKETTSFASDIQGIASQTNLLALNASIEAARAGDSGKGFAVVAEEVRKLADITSNTATQITENLKSVMSDTSKTKEGVNLTAEKLTQNLELAAETMEAFETIHQTFKVLKSDISEQEGLTKTILDSSMAIESSITGFSSVIQQASAALEEISSAAISQSEHHEHLFKSVEAAHQSLDNLIRLQQN
- a CDS encoding SpoIIIAH-like family protein is translated as MLLKKQTVWLLTMLSLVVVLSVYYITSPEQQKADLAGVEEQKAEGTETAATESKDGKTVISGIASDEKFEALRMKLEEQRTKMKEDLQAIVASTDLPAQDRSDAIEKMNELDEVAQKEFTLETLIKSMGYEDALVRADGENVRITVKAQEHSASAANEIIQMVRTELGSLQPVAVQFEPVK
- the spoIIIAG gene encoding stage III sporulation protein AG → MDNEKGPLSWLKKQLSSKDGPPEKKSGKYQYLMIVVLFGAAIMLIGNILGDKSPDMAVTATKEAGTEEDAAVFGQKKSAGNDVISEYEEAYEAQLTEVLEGINGVGDVTVFVNVDATEKKVLEKNTVIQSQTTDETDREGGKRKVQDASQDEQLVIIRNGEKEVPIVLETKKPEIRGVVVVAKGAENIQVKKWIIEAVTRALDVPNHRVAVMPKKSKGE
- the spoIIIAF gene encoding stage III sporulation protein AF; this encodes MDFIKEWITNIIIFILLATVLDMLLPNSSFQKYTKIVTGLILIAIILSPVMKLFTSDFESAIASMGQFSSLEDENIKNSIEFQKKEIQASQHAYILETMAVQLKTAAEEELMEQQGMEIANIELEVNDQDQRPFPENLEYVIVHVKKAEDEGETVAVVREVEIDTNAPLPSKQTSQNTDQISSLLSEKWNVPEKSIQIMIEGGSDEHGQ
- the spoIIIAE gene encoding stage III sporulation protein AE, producing MKQRLQFILGIVLIQLFFFIPGVQAAGDEEKTNTLINPDKIAGAQLEDLNIDELKGFWEDIINKYDGYLPESQKGSLYDFISGEKKFSLKQWFKGILNFAFHEFIVNGKLLGSLILLTVFSMFLQALQNSFEKSTISKVAYSIVFMVLIIIALNSFHVVVDYTNDTISTMIQFILALIPLLLALMATSGGLISAAFFHPVILFMMNTSGMFIQYVVLPLLFLSTLLSIVSILSEHYKVTQLASMLRNWSVGLLGILLTVFLGVISVQGASSAVTDGVTVKTAKFITGNFVPVIGRVFTDATDTVISASMLLKNTVGLAGVAILLIIAAFPAVKILMVAFIYKFAAAILQPLGGGPVITCLDIISKSIIYVFAALGIVSLMFFLTITVIIAAGNLTMMVR